A stretch of Candidatus Bathyarchaeota archaeon DNA encodes these proteins:
- a CDS encoding amidohydrolase family protein — protein sequence MTRTTEIQVFTADWIFDGTGQPPIQNGIIVVERDEVVAIGEKGQMTVPQGSDVKHIDLGHVFVLPGLVDIHSHLVLPGDGGVIETWMKHSDGILLMQAAKNAHTALMTGVTTQADLGARNKVVFSLRKAIEMGLTLGPRLILCGRPLTRTLGHCWYFKGEADGPDEIRRAVRQLVGEGADIIKMMVTGGGTRGTDSSRLAYDFKELQAASSTAHLLGKKALAHCGSTEGIRMALEAGFDVIVHAHFNEPGGILNFQPKLARRLANSPVYVNPTLNVNMTRVRKIQAKTEPLTAEEQKRLQKYDDWWFNEVVKMVEHGVRMVAGSDSGWVMNPFGDFVSELEAFVSAGLSAKDALLTATRDAAKALGCDNIVGTLEPGKKADFLVVSNDPTEKIGALREIQSVWLGGQQVAV from the coding sequence TTGACGCGAACAACGGAAATACAAGTTTTCACAGCTGACTGGATATTTGACGGCACCGGACAACCCCCAATCCAGAATGGCATCATCGTTGTTGAGAGGGACGAAGTTGTAGCTATTGGTGAAAAGGGTCAGATGACGGTTCCTCAAGGGTCAGACGTGAAGCACATCGACCTAGGTCACGTCTTCGTCCTACCCGGGCTGGTTGATATACATTCACACCTTGTTCTACCCGGCGACGGAGGCGTTATAGAAACATGGATGAAACACAGCGACGGTATTCTGCTTATGCAGGCCGCGAAAAACGCCCATACTGCATTGATGACGGGCGTCACAACCCAAGCTGATCTGGGTGCAAGGAACAAAGTAGTTTTTTCCCTTAGAAAGGCCATAGAAATGGGGCTAACCCTAGGGCCGAGGCTTATCTTGTGTGGTCGTCCTCTAACGCGCACCTTGGGGCACTGCTGGTACTTCAAGGGTGAAGCGGATGGCCCTGATGAGATTCGACGCGCCGTGCGTCAGCTCGTGGGTGAGGGCGCAGACATCATAAAGATGATGGTCACCGGCGGGGGTACACGGGGCACGGATTCATCTCGACTTGCTTACGATTTTAAGGAACTTCAGGCTGCGAGTAGTACTGCTCATCTTTTAGGGAAGAAGGCTTTAGCCCATTGCGGTTCTACTGAGGGGATCCGAATGGCGCTGGAAGCCGGGTTTGATGTAATCGTCCACGCACATTTCAACGAGCCTGGAGGTATATTGAACTTCCAACCTAAACTTGCACGACGCTTAGCTAACTCACCCGTGTACGTAAATCCAACACTTAACGTGAATATGACTCGAGTACGAAAAATTCAAGCTAAAACCGAACCATTGACAGCGGAGGAACAAAAAAGGCTCCAAAAATATGACGACTGGTGGTTCAACGAGGTGGTCAAAATGGTCGAGCATGGAGTAAGAATGGTAGCCGGTTCAGATTCAGGATGGGTAATGAATCCCTTCGGGGATTTTGTAAGTGAACTTGAGGCCTTTGTTTCGGCCGGGTTATCCGCTAAAGATGCTCTTTTAACGGCGACACGAGACGCTGCCAAGGCTTTAGGATGTGACAATATAGTTGGTACCTTGGAACCGGGTAAAAAGGCGGACTTTTTGGTGGTTTCAAATGATCCCACTGAAAAAATCGGGGCATTGCGTGAGATCCAATCTGTCTGGCTGGGCGGTCAACAGGTCGCTGTATGA
- a CDS encoding N(4)-(beta-N-acetylglucosaminyl)-L-asparaginase, producing MKPFIIGTRNSKNMLHLGVEVLRQGGSAVEAVEVATNAVEENPEDSSVGLGGLPNLMGVPQMDASIMDGQRMRSGSVAALEGFLHPISVARRVMEVSPHVLLVGYGASMFAEVEGFQKADLVTERSKAAYEAFVNDTFEDLDDDTKNRTNWAHNYTRFKLHDWYEKLSDDQHGTVNILAMDSKGNICSGVSTSGTAYKMPGRVGDSPIIGAGNYCDNNVGAATCTGRGELAIRRSTARTILSYMENGRDLEEACIQAMKDILSLKEVGGMNCLAFDKNGNTMSASISREPIHFYMDVDSTEPEERRGVWIAE from the coding sequence ATGAAGCCCTTTATTATTGGGACCCGTAACTCGAAGAACATGCTCCACTTGGGGGTCGAGGTCCTCCGGCAAGGAGGTTCGGCCGTAGAGGCTGTGGAAGTCGCGACTAACGCAGTTGAGGAGAATCCTGAGGATAGCAGCGTCGGCTTGGGGGGTCTCCCCAACCTGATGGGGGTGCCTCAAATGGATGCCTCTATCATGGATGGACAAAGAATGCGCTCTGGATCTGTGGCTGCTCTGGAGGGATTCCTTCATCCAATCTCCGTCGCCCGCCGGGTCATGGAGGTTTCCCCTCACGTTCTCTTAGTAGGCTATGGGGCGTCGATGTTCGCAGAGGTGGAGGGATTTCAGAAGGCCGATCTCGTCACAGAGAGGAGTAAGGCCGCTTACGAGGCCTTTGTGAACGACACTTTCGAGGACCTCGACGACGATACTAAGAATAGGACCAATTGGGCCCATAATTATACCAGATTCAAGCTCCACGACTGGTACGAGAAGCTCAGCGACGATCAGCACGGCACAGTGAACATTCTTGCCATGGATTCCAAAGGGAATATCTGCAGTGGTGTCTCCACAAGTGGCACAGCCTATAAGATGCCGGGGCGGGTTGGGGACTCTCCCATCATTGGGGCCGGGAACTATTGCGACAATAATGTCGGCGCTGCGACCTGTACCGGCAGGGGGGAGCTCGCGATCAGGCGATCCACCGCCCGCACTATTTTAAGTTACATGGAAAACGGGAGAGACCTCGAGGAAGCATGCATCCAGGCCATGAAAGACATCCTCTCCCTTAAAGAGGTCGGAGGGATGAACTGCCTAGCTTTTGACAAGAATGGCAACACAATGTCCGCCTCAATATCCCGAGAGCCCATCCATTTCTACATGGACGTTGACTCAACAGAGCCTGAAGAACGCCGGGGCGTCTGGATAGCGGAGTAA
- a CDS encoding AMP-binding protein codes for MEVGKHPGGVPISLSYPEIPLYAFLENSARKYPNRTAAIFYGNRIPYCRLWNESLRLAGALSRLGLEKGDRVAILLPNVPQFIIAYNGIMAAGGVIVPINPLNPSEEIAREIKESGAENIIILDRLLNKVSEKPPGNLIVAEAAAYVPWHLRTLSRLRGERWSPKSSLSLERLLKEPPLVELPQIDPRKDAVTILFTSGTTGPPKGVILTHRNLVANALQSYHWLRGWGYSAKPQPAGWPVVVCAVPFFHSYGMTVGLNESIQFGCTLVLIPEPNANTIMNAIRDYRATHLPTIPLFIREILSHPDLPGKDLTSLTSVVSGGSRIEPELVNRFEELTGATIYQGYGLTEAGPGTHCTPIEGSPNRRTVGLPFSDTEARVVDLQLGEIDLGPGEKGELLVRGPQVMKGYWNDPEATALVLKDGWLHTGDIVEEDVEGFLYIVGRKLDRIIAAGHTVWPSEVEEVLGTHPSVNKVVTIGVPDPLRCATEVEAFVTLKIGVEQKGIEDDLLELCARCLDYFKVPAKITVVNSLPLTVIGKVDRVAVEAALKRRLQEHWTSGP; via the coding sequence ATGGAGGTTGGCAAGCATCCTGGCGGTGTTCCCATCAGCCTCAGCTACCCTGAAATTCCACTTTACGCCTTCCTGGAGAACTCAGCAAGGAAGTACCCAAACAGGACCGCAGCAATCTTCTACGGCAATAGGATCCCCTACTGCCGCCTTTGGAACGAATCCCTCCGCCTAGCCGGAGCCCTTAGTAGACTAGGTCTCGAGAAAGGGGACAGGGTCGCCATTCTCCTTCCCAACGTCCCTCAGTTTATCATCGCATATAATGGCATCATGGCAGCTGGCGGTGTCATCGTCCCCATAAACCCTCTTAACCCCTCTGAGGAGATCGCAAGGGAGATCAAAGAGTCAGGAGCAGAAAATATCATTATCCTCGATCGGCTGCTAAATAAAGTTTCAGAGAAGCCGCCGGGGAACTTGATTGTTGCTGAGGCCGCAGCCTATGTCCCCTGGCACCTGAGAACTTTGAGTCGTTTGAGAGGAGAAAGGTGGAGTCCCAAGAGTTCTCTGAGCCTCGAGAGACTGCTGAAAGAGCCGCCGTTAGTGGAACTACCCCAGATCGACCCTAGAAAGGACGCTGTAACAATTCTCTTCACCTCCGGGACAACAGGCCCCCCTAAGGGGGTTATTCTCACTCACCGCAACCTTGTCGCAAACGCTCTCCAGTCTTACCATTGGCTCAGGGGCTGGGGGTACAGTGCTAAGCCTCAGCCGGCAGGGTGGCCTGTTGTGGTTTGTGCTGTCCCCTTCTTCCACAGTTACGGAATGACCGTCGGCCTCAACGAATCAATTCAGTTCGGCTGCACCCTTGTCCTGATTCCAGAGCCCAACGCAAATACCATTATGAACGCTATCAGAGACTATAGGGCAACCCATCTCCCAACCATCCCCTTGTTCATCCGGGAGATCCTTTCCCACCCAGACCTCCCCGGCAAGGACCTCACAAGTCTGACGAGCGTGGTCTCCGGAGGGTCCCGCATTGAACCAGAGCTCGTCAATAGATTTGAGGAGTTAACTGGAGCTACAATCTATCAGGGTTATGGCCTCACCGAGGCTGGTCCCGGCACCCACTGCACCCCAATTGAGGGATCCCCGAATCGGCGTACTGTTGGCCTTCCTTTTTCAGACACTGAAGCCCGTGTCGTGGATCTCCAGCTCGGGGAGATCGATCTAGGCCCAGGGGAGAAGGGGGAGCTCTTGGTTAGAGGCCCTCAAGTAATGAAGGGGTACTGGAATGACCCAGAGGCGACCGCCCTGGTGCTTAAGGATGGCTGGCTCCACACCGGGGATATCGTCGAGGAGGACGTTGAGGGATTCTTGTACATTGTCGGGAGAAAGCTGGACCGGATCATAGCAGCCGGACACACCGTATGGCCCTCTGAGGTAGAGGAGGTTCTTGGGACTCATCCAAGTGTCAATAAGGTTGTCACAATCGGGGTCCCCGACCCCCTAAGGTGTGCCACTGAAGTGGAGGCCTTCGTCACCCTCAAGATCGGGGTGGAACAGAAAGGTATCGAGGACGACCTCCTAGAGCTCTGCGCCCGGTGCCTCGACTACTTTAAGGTCCCTGCCAAGATCACGGTGGTGAATAGCCTACCCCTCACTGTCATCGGAAAAGTCGACCGCGTAGCTGTAGAGGCAGCGCTCAAGCGGCGCCTCCAGGAACACTGGACTTCCGGTCCCTAG
- a CDS encoding fused MFS/spermidine synthase has translation MIGKQGSLWGIRFNVFVSGAVVMALELVTSRVLAPVFGDSIFVWGALIGVVMAALALGYYVGGRLADRQPSYGTFTLILISAGILIMLIPLSSPIILEVIYLSGAGNRYGPLFASLLLLAVPTTLLGMVSPYSVRISAENIFNVGGLSGSLYSISTAGSLFGTFFTVFVLLPRFGVRHIVFSLGVVLIAVAVVGMTWLEKGLLFSLILILMIPSLFVGEGPFLGASGNVLVRKDTPYSTLTVINHKAEGTRALYLNNMLHSSMYLNGSNRAVLRYTDYFNIAFLFNPSAERVLFIGGGGFSGPKQFLEYYPNVTVDVVEIDPDVVAVAKAHFGVTDNSRLRVFVMDGRTFLREAGTYDIVVLDAYSKTYVPFHLMTIEFFEALNEHLSPDGVIVSNLISSLIGDTSDLIKAEIATIKEVFPQVYLFPTKTKQLSLIQNINLIATKAPVRQEGPDLQRVAVAHPVRGVPFERYIATLLVSEITDITELILTDDYAPAEALLNPITAAPYEEHTGLVPRSTLNPLWIAGIWLISLTSLYFISTRLRSVIKL, from the coding sequence ATGATAGGCAAGCAGGGCTCCCTATGGGGCATTAGGTTCAATGTCTTCGTCTCGGGCGCCGTGGTCATGGCTCTCGAGCTCGTAACGAGCCGGGTCCTCGCACCTGTCTTCGGGGACAGCATCTTCGTCTGGGGAGCTCTCATCGGGGTGGTGATGGCCGCTCTGGCTCTGGGATATTACGTAGGGGGGAGACTGGCAGATCGACAACCTAGCTATGGAACCTTTACACTGATCCTGATCTCAGCAGGGATACTGATCATGCTCATCCCCCTCTCCTCCCCCATAATTCTAGAGGTGATCTATCTCTCCGGGGCAGGGAACAGGTATGGCCCCCTTTTCGCATCCTTATTGCTTCTTGCCGTCCCAACCACTTTACTGGGTATGGTCTCACCTTATTCTGTACGGATATCAGCGGAGAACATCTTTAACGTGGGGGGCCTCTCTGGGAGCCTTTATTCCATCTCAACGGCAGGTAGCCTCTTTGGGACCTTTTTCACGGTCTTCGTTCTCCTCCCCAGATTCGGGGTGAGACATATAGTGTTCTCTTTGGGCGTCGTCCTAATTGCTGTGGCCGTCGTCGGGATGACTTGGTTGGAGAAGGGCCTCCTCTTTTCCCTAATACTGATCCTTATGATTCCCTCCCTCTTCGTGGGCGAGGGCCCCTTTCTGGGGGCCTCAGGAAACGTGCTGGTCCGCAAGGACACACCATACAGCACACTGACCGTGATTAACCACAAGGCCGAGGGGACAAGGGCGCTCTATCTGAACAATATGCTCCACAGCTCCATGTACCTAAACGGATCCAACAGGGCTGTATTGAGATACACCGACTACTTCAATATAGCCTTCCTGTTCAACCCTTCAGCTGAAAGAGTCCTCTTCATCGGGGGCGGCGGCTTTTCTGGACCCAAGCAGTTCCTGGAGTACTACCCGAACGTGACAGTTGATGTTGTGGAGATCGACCCGGATGTTGTGGCCGTGGCCAAGGCGCACTTTGGCGTCACTGACAATTCCCGCCTAAGGGTTTTCGTCATGGATGGTCGAACGTTCCTCAGGGAGGCTGGGACCTATGACATCGTGGTTTTGGACGCCTATTCGAAGACCTACGTCCCCTTCCACCTCATGACTATAGAGTTCTTCGAGGCACTCAATGAGCACCTGAGCCCGGACGGCGTCATCGTCTCTAACCTCATATCTTCCCTAATTGGGGACACTTCGGACCTAATCAAAGCGGAGATCGCTACCATCAAGGAGGTCTTTCCCCAGGTTTACCTCTTCCCCACTAAAACCAAGCAGCTCTCTCTAATTCAGAACATTAACCTCATCGCAACTAAAGCACCCGTAAGACAAGAAGGGCCTGATCTGCAGCGTGTAGCTGTAGCTCATCCTGTACGCGGAGTTCCATTTGAACGGTATATAGCTACTCTCTTAGTCTCAGAAATAACTGATATAACTGAGCTCATATTAACCGATGATTACGCCCCGGCGGAGGCACTTCTAAACCCTATCACCGCGGCACCTTATGAGGAGCATACAGGTCTTGTACCTCGGAGCACATTGAATCCTTTGTGGATTGCGGGAATCTGGTTGATATCTTTGACGTCGCTTTACTTTATTTCAACCCGGTTGAGGTCGGTTATCAAGCTCTGA
- a CDS encoding pyruvate kinase alpha/beta domain-containing protein → MLLVEISMSNEVTTVYFEGRGKEFTEETCLLAKRRANQLGIRDIILASYTGFTALKALEIFQGYNVVVVAGVFGYREPNQDRLPSEVKAEIEARGGKVVRAAHAFGTLGRAVNRRFKVIQVDEIIAHVLRLFGPGVKVGCECACMAVDAGLVRAGVEAISIAGTGKGADTAIILKTSNTHKFFDSRILEIICKPRE, encoded by the coding sequence ATGCTCCTTGTTGAAATATCCATGTCCAACGAGGTAACTACGGTATATTTTGAGGGGAGAGGGAAGGAGTTCACTGAAGAGACGTGCCTCTTGGCAAAGAGGAGGGCGAATCAGCTCGGTATAAGGGACATCATTCTCGCGAGCTACACAGGATTCACGGCCCTCAAAGCCCTTGAGATCTTCCAAGGATACAACGTCGTTGTGGTGGCCGGGGTCTTCGGATACAGGGAGCCCAACCAGGACAGGCTCCCGTCCGAGGTCAAGGCGGAAATTGAGGCGAGAGGAGGAAAGGTTGTCCGTGCAGCCCATGCCTTCGGTACCCTAGGGAGGGCAGTGAACCGCCGATTCAAGGTGATCCAAGTCGATGAGATCATCGCTCACGTCTTAAGGCTCTTTGGACCAGGTGTAAAAGTAGGCTGCGAATGCGCATGCATGGCAGTGGATGCAGGGCTTGTTAGGGCAGGCGTAGAGGCTATCTCCATCGCAGGCACCGGAAAGGGCGCAGACACGGCTATCATCTTAAAGACCAGTAACACCCACAAATTCTTCGACTCGCGGATTCTAGAGATCATTTGTAAGCCCCGAGAGTGA
- a CDS encoding sulfide/dihydroorotate dehydrogenase-like FAD/NAD-binding protein encodes MNEILRKEVLAEKIKKIEVRAPEIAAKALPGQFVVLRINEQGERIPLTVQQSDNADGTINLIFLEVGKTTINLGELEEGDAILNLAGPLGTPSEIENYGTTVIVGGGIGLACALPVAKALKEAGNYVISIIGARTKDLLVLEDDFRHISNELYITTDDGSYGRKGYTVMVLQDLLESGKKIDYVYSVGPVVMMRSVANTTREHSVKTVVSLNPIMVDATGMCGGCRVEIGGETKFACIDGPEFDAHQVDFDLLTKRQRYYHEEEECSLYRTGA; translated from the coding sequence ATGAATGAAATCCTCCGTAAGGAGGTTCTTGCCGAGAAAATAAAGAAGATAGAGGTGAGGGCCCCTGAAATCGCTGCAAAAGCCCTGCCGGGCCAGTTCGTTGTCCTCAGGATAAACGAGCAAGGGGAACGCATACCCCTCACGGTGCAGCAGTCGGACAACGCCGATGGAACAATTAACTTGATCTTTCTCGAGGTAGGAAAGACAACCATCAACCTTGGTGAGCTTGAAGAGGGAGACGCGATATTGAATTTGGCTGGCCCTCTAGGAACTCCCTCAGAGATCGAGAACTACGGAACCACCGTTATCGTAGGCGGCGGGATCGGATTGGCTTGCGCCCTTCCTGTGGCCAAGGCCCTCAAGGAGGCTGGAAACTACGTCATCTCAATTATCGGCGCTAGAACCAAGGATCTCCTGGTTCTAGAGGACGATTTCAGGCACATCTCTAATGAACTCTACATAACGACGGACGATGGAAGCTACGGGAGGAAAGGATACACCGTAATGGTTCTCCAGGACCTATTAGAGTCAGGAAAGAAGATCGACTACGTTTATTCTGTAGGGCCCGTGGTCATGATGAGATCGGTCGCCAATACAACCCGGGAACACTCAGTTAAGACGGTAGTTAGCCTCAATCCCATTATGGTGGATGCAACTGGGATGTGCGGTGGGTGCAGAGTGGAAATAGGCGGAGAGACCAAGTTCGCCTGTATCGACGGACCAGAGTTCGACGCCCATCAAGTGGACTTCGATCTCCTGACGAAACGGCAAAGATATTACCATGAGGAGGAGGAGTGTTCCCTCTACAGAACCGGAGCATGA
- a CDS encoding dihydrodipicolinate synthase family protein yields the protein MLANLHDSIELEIEPVNNVVPSNVLSGSISFSVVVSMDLNGIFVPNVTPFTGQGQIDFEKLGELVDFWLRSGVSGIVVNASTGEAPLLSPEERIDLIRYVKDRLRGRGSLIAGTGAIGTRETIDLTRDAEEAGAEAALVLPPFFIKPSDMEVYQHFTSLAASVDFPLIFYNVPKFTGYGVPPMVVNKIADEHSNLVGIKDSSGSPGNMAENIRLFGSKISVLSGAADMTLPTLTMGGKGAILAVANAIPETCVSLYEAVKRGDLEGAGGYQRVVSYVNKVLVREHSQIAAVKAALSSLGHPAGEPRRPLRSLPPGEKRQVVEEFRQRQTL from the coding sequence ATGCTTGCCAACCTCCATGATTCCATAGAGTTAGAGATTGAACCTGTTAATAACGTGGTGCCAAGCAATGTTTTATCTGGTTCTATCTCATTTAGTGTCGTGGTATCCATGGATCTTAACGGAATCTTTGTACCTAATGTCACCCCGTTCACAGGTCAGGGGCAGATCGACTTCGAGAAGCTTGGGGAGTTAGTGGATTTCTGGCTCCGATCAGGTGTTTCTGGGATCGTGGTGAACGCGAGCACAGGAGAGGCCCCTCTGCTTTCCCCGGAGGAAAGGATCGATCTCATTCGCTATGTAAAGGATAGGCTGAGAGGAAGGGGGAGTCTTATTGCCGGTACGGGGGCCATCGGGACCAGAGAGACAATAGACCTGACCAGAGACGCCGAGGAGGCCGGGGCAGAGGCCGCTCTTGTGCTCCCTCCTTTCTTCATTAAGCCCTCGGATATGGAGGTCTACCAGCATTTCACCTCCCTTGCCGCTTCCGTGGACTTCCCTCTGATCTTCTACAACGTCCCTAAGTTCACCGGGTACGGAGTCCCGCCCATGGTGGTGAATAAGATCGCTGATGAGCACAGCAATCTAGTGGGTATCAAGGACAGCAGCGGGAGCCCTGGGAACATGGCAGAGAACATCAGGCTCTTCGGGTCCAAGATCAGCGTTCTCTCAGGGGCTGCAGATATGACGCTTCCCACCCTTACAATGGGTGGAAAAGGGGCTATCCTCGCAGTAGCCAACGCGATCCCAGAAACCTGTGTCTCCCTCTATGAGGCCGTTAAAAGGGGAGACCTAGAGGGGGCAGGAGGGTACCAGCGTGTGGTGTCATATGTCAACAAGGTACTCGTAAGGGAGCACAGCCAGATTGCAGCAGTGAAAGCTGCCCTTTCCTCTCTAGGTCACCCCGCGGGTGAGCCAAGGCGACCCCTCAGGTCGTTGCCTCCAGGGGAGAAGAGACAGGTTGTTGAGGAGTTCAGGCAACGGCAGACCCTGTGA
- a CDS encoding DUF401 family protein has protein sequence MLAVLGVLAAFAMIVTLRLRNVDFSLSILTGSLIIAMTSVNTFMVLIEAAHLTLTDYNTLNLSMAVALISILGYSLKVTGMMTDLIEGLRGLLPARVFLAAIPAMFGLLTMPGGALMSAPFNDPEGDRLGLNPEQKTYINIWFRHLWYWASPLSPILILTASMAGFSVTEYLYAQLPLLVVVLVIGFLIGGTFIRDERFGRRSPGGLGIVARGLSPIATAILLTLIGVPVWLALVPAIALVFLLRRVQLGEAMDIAKSGVRWDLTTAAVSMFFFRFVVASSGSVVALFDSAMGLGVPLIAILVVVPLLAGSISGTPTMGVGMILPLLLPLLGKYGIYVVSMIYVGLIAGYIASPMHLCLILTNSYYKSELSRVYRYLVPSTIVLYLVAMAYYIFRNGGIPA, from the coding sequence ATGTTAGCTGTCCTCGGCGTCCTCGCCGCTTTCGCGATGATAGTCACTCTGCGGCTTAGGAATGTAGATTTCTCATTATCCATTCTCACGGGATCCCTCATAATTGCTATGACCTCCGTGAACACTTTCATGGTCCTCATCGAGGCTGCCCATCTGACTCTCACTGACTACAACACTCTCAACCTTTCCATGGCAGTGGCCCTAATCTCCATTCTTGGGTACAGCCTTAAGGTGACGGGTATGATGACTGATCTTATCGAGGGGCTTAGGGGGCTCCTCCCCGCTAGGGTCTTTTTAGCAGCTATCCCGGCAATGTTCGGGCTTCTCACGATGCCAGGGGGTGCATTGATGTCGGCACCATTTAATGATCCTGAGGGTGACAGGCTGGGTCTCAACCCAGAGCAAAAGACCTATATCAACATCTGGTTCCGTCACCTCTGGTACTGGGCCTCTCCCCTTTCTCCAATACTAATACTCACGGCGAGCATGGCGGGTTTCTCTGTCACAGAATATCTCTATGCCCAACTCCCTCTTCTAGTAGTGGTCTTGGTGATAGGCTTCCTCATCGGAGGGACATTCATCAGAGACGAGCGTTTTGGAAGGAGGAGCCCGGGTGGCCTGGGGATAGTTGCCCGAGGTCTCTCCCCCATAGCCACGGCGATACTCCTGACACTTATAGGAGTTCCCGTCTGGCTGGCCTTAGTGCCTGCCATCGCCCTGGTTTTCCTTTTGAGACGGGTCCAGCTGGGTGAAGCTATGGATATTGCCAAATCTGGAGTGAGATGGGATCTCACCACCGCGGCGGTTTCTATGTTCTTCTTCAGGTTCGTGGTAGCATCTTCAGGTTCGGTAGTCGCCCTCTTCGATTCGGCGATGGGGCTCGGGGTGCCCTTGATAGCGATCTTGGTTGTGGTCCCCCTCCTAGCGGGATCGATCTCGGGGACCCCCACCATGGGGGTCGGTATGATCCTTCCCCTGCTTCTCCCTCTTCTCGGGAAGTACGGTATTTATGTCGTAAGCATGATCTACGTGGGACTCATCGCGGGGTACATAGCCTCTCCGATGCATCTCTGCTTGATACTCACAAATAGCTACTATAAGTCTGAATTGAGCAGAGTCTACCGCTATCTGGTGCCTTCGACCATAGTACTTTACCTGGTGGCGATGGCCTACTATATCTTCAGGAATGGAGGTATTCCCGCCTAG
- the gltA gene encoding NADPH-dependent glutamate synthase: MPKQDPNIRIENFDEVALGYSPKQAISEANRCLICKIPQCVEGCPVKIDIPLFIESISKGNFREAIINLKDKNVLPAICGRVCPQESQCEERCILGKRWAPVAIGRLERFVADWEADTNDVYMPDRELPTGKKVAVVGSGPAGLTAAGDLARKGHEVTIFEALHKSGGVLVYGIPEFRLPKLIVERELDNLKGLGVKIRTDYIVGRTASINELMDSRYDAVFIGTGAGLPSFLGIPGENLSGVLSANEFLTRTNLMKAYMFPEYDTPLKIGKRVGVIGSGNVAMDSARSAIRYGVNEVTVVYRRSRAEMPARLEEIENAEEEGIKFEFLANPVRFIGDNEGRLTGMECIRTELGEPDESGRKRPIPIPDSGYTLETDTVIIAIGQTANPLISSTTKGLKVNQWGYILVDPETGETSKDGVFAGGDIVTGESTVIEAMGAGRKAATAIHEYLGV, translated from the coding sequence ATGCCCAAACAGGATCCAAATATCCGTATCGAGAATTTTGACGAGGTCGCTTTAGGCTATTCTCCTAAGCAGGCCATCTCCGAGGCAAATCGGTGCTTGATCTGCAAGATTCCCCAATGTGTAGAGGGGTGCCCCGTGAAGATCGATATTCCGCTGTTTATAGAAAGCATCTCAAAAGGTAATTTCAGGGAGGCTATAATTAATCTCAAGGACAAAAACGTTCTCCCTGCAATATGTGGCAGGGTGTGCCCCCAAGAAAGTCAATGTGAGGAACGCTGCATTCTGGGAAAGCGATGGGCGCCTGTGGCAATTGGACGCCTTGAGAGGTTTGTGGCTGACTGGGAGGCTGACACCAATGACGTTTACATGCCGGATCGTGAACTCCCGACGGGAAAGAAGGTAGCCGTGGTTGGGTCCGGCCCCGCAGGCCTTACTGCAGCGGGTGACCTCGCCCGTAAAGGACACGAGGTCACAATATTCGAGGCACTGCATAAGTCTGGGGGCGTACTGGTCTATGGTATCCCGGAGTTCAGGCTCCCGAAGCTAATAGTCGAGAGGGAGCTTGATAATCTTAAGGGCCTCGGAGTCAAGATCCGCACGGATTACATCGTGGGACGGACTGCGTCAATTAACGAGCTTATGGATTCCAGATACGATGCAGTTTTCATCGGCACCGGAGCTGGCCTGCCGAGCTTTCTGGGGATCCCGGGTGAGAACCTCTCCGGAGTTCTCTCTGCTAACGAGTTCTTGACCCGCACGAACCTGATGAAGGCCTACATGTTCCCTGAGTATGATACCCCCCTCAAGATTGGGAAACGGGTAGGGGTAATAGGTAGCGGCAACGTCGCTATGGATTCTGCTAGGTCGGCCATCCGCTACGGGGTTAACGAGGTCACGGTAGTCTACCGTAGATCGAGGGCAGAGATGCCTGCGAGGCTAGAGGAGATTGAAAACGCTGAGGAGGAGGGCATTAAATTCGAGTTTCTCGCGAACCCTGTTAGATTCATAGGAGATAACGAGGGAAGGCTCACCGGTATGGAGTGTATAAGGACGGAGCTGGGTGAACCCGATGAATCAGGGAGGAAGAGACCAATACCGATACCCGACTCGGGGTACACCCTAGAGACAGACACTGTAATAATAGCTATCGGACAGACCGCCAACCCCCTCATCTCGTCAACGACAAAGGGCCTTAAGGTGAACCAATGGGGCTACATCCTGGTCGATCCGGAAACAGGCGAGACATCTAAGGACGGCGTTTTCGCAGGAGGCGACATTGTTACAGGAGAATCGACGGTCATAGAGGCTATGGGCGCCGGGAGAAAGGCCGCCACTGCCATACACGAATACTTGGGAGTCTAG